A genome region from Eretmochelys imbricata isolate rEreImb1 chromosome 8, rEreImb1.hap1, whole genome shotgun sequence includes the following:
- the CNN3 gene encoding calponin-3: MTHFNKGPSYGLSAEVKNKIALKYDPQAEEDLRNWIEEVTGLTVGANFQLGLKDGIILCELINKLQPGSVKKINQSELNWHQLENIGNFIKAIQVYGMKPHDIFEANDLYENGNMTQVQTSLVALAGLAKTKGFHTTIDIGVKYAEKQARSFDAGKLKAGQSVIGLQMGTNKCASQAGMTAYGTRRHLYDPKMQTDKPFDQTTISLQMGTNKGASQAGMLAPGTRRDIYDQKLTLQPVDNSTISLQMGTNKVASQKGMSVYGLGRQVYDPKYCAAPTEPVIHNGSQGTGTNGSEISDSDYQAEYPDDYHGEYQDDYQRDYHGQYSDQGIDY, from the exons ATTGCCCTGAAATATGATCCACAGGCAGAAGAAGATCTACGCAATTGGATAGAAGAGGTTACGGGACTGACCGTTGGTGCAAACTTTCAGTTGGGCTTAAAGGATGGCATAATCCTATGCGA ACTTATAAACAAACTGCAGCCAGGATCAGTGAAGAAaatcaatcaatcagaactaAATTGGCATcag ttggaGAACATTGGGAATTTTATCAAAGCCATCCAAGTCTATGGTATGAAGCCACATGATATTTTTGAAGCAAATGATCTTTATGAGAATGGGAACATGACCCAAGTTCAGACTTCACTTGTGGCACTAGCTGGTCTG GCAAAAACCAAAGGATTCCATACCACAATTGATATTGGTGTCAAATATGCAGAAAAGCAAGCAAGGAGTTTTGATGCAGGAAAACTAAAAGCTGGCCAAAGTGTAATTGGCCTGCAG ATGGGAACCAATAAGTGTGCCAGCCAGGCAGGTATGACTGCTTATGGGACCAGAAGGCATCTCTATGATCCAAAAATGCAAACTGATAAACCATTTGACCAGACAACAATTAGCCTACAGATGGGTACTAACAAAGGGGCCAGTCAG GCTGGGATGCTGGCACCAGGCACCAGAAGAGATATTTATGACCAGAAGCTCACATTACAGCCAGTGGACAACTCTACTATTTCACTACAAATGGGTACTAACAAAGTGGCTTCCCAGAAGGGAATGAGCGTGTATGGGCTTGGACGACAAGTGTATGACCCGAAATATTGTGCTGCTCCAACAGAACCTGTAATTCATAATGGAAGCCAAGGAACAGGAACTAATGGGTCAGAAATCAGCGATAGTGATTATCAGGCAGAATATCCAGATGACTATCATGGCGAGTACCAGGATGACTATCAAAGAGATTACCATGGTCAGTACAGTGATCAGGGCATTGATTATTAG